ACAAATAGTGACAGTTTTAGTGAAAGGTTCACGCAGTGCCGCCATGGAAGAGGTTGTGCACGCTTTACAGGAGAATGGGACATGTTAGTTTGGCTGGCCGAGCATTTGGTCAAATATTATTCCGGCTTTAACGTCTTTTCCTATCTGACGTTTCGCGCCATCGTCAGCCTGCTGACTGCGCTGTTCATCTCGCTGTGGATGGGCCCGCGCATGATTGCCCGTCTGCAAAAACTCTCTTTCGGTCAGGTTGTGCGTAACGACGGTCCGGAATCACACTTCAGCAAACGCGGTACGCCGACCATGGGCGGCATTATGATCCTTACCGCGATTGTGGTGTCGGTGCTGCTGTGGGCTTATCCGTCAAACCCGTACGTCTGGTGCGTGCTGGTGGTGCTGGTCGGGTACGGGATTATCGGTTTCGTCGATGACTACCGCAAAGTGGTGCGCAAAGACACCAAAGGCCTGATCGCCCGCTGGAAGTATTTCTGGATGTCGGTGATTGCGCTGGGCGTGGCGTTTGCGCTCTATCTGGCAGGCAAAGACACGCCAGCCACCGAACTGGTGGTGCCGTTCTTCAAAGACGTGATGCCGCAGCTGGGCCTGTTCTACATCCTGCTGGCCTACTTCGTGATTGTCGGTACCGGTAACGCAGTAAACCTGACTGACGGCCTCGACGGCCTGGCGATTATGCCTACCGTCTTCGTGGCGGCGGGCTTTGCGCTGGTGGCGTGGGCGAGTGGCAACATGAACTTCGCCAGCTATCTGCATATTCCGTATCTGCGTCATGCCGGTGAACTGGTGATCGTCTGCACGGCGATTGTCGGGGCAGGTTTAGGGTTCCTGTGGTTTAACACCTACCCGGCGCAGGTCTTTATGGGCGACGTGGGTTCGCTGGCGCTGGGCGGCGCGCTGGGCATTATCGCCGTGCTGCTGCGCCAGGAGTTCCTGCTGGTGATCATGGGTGGCGTGTTTGTGGTTGAAACCCTGTCGGTGATCCTGCAGGTGGGTTCATTCAAGCTGCGCGGACAGCGCATCTTCCGGATGGCGCCTAT
This DNA window, taken from Leclercia adecarboxylata, encodes the following:
- the mraY gene encoding phospho-N-acetylmuramoyl-pentapeptide-transferase → MLVWLAEHLVKYYSGFNVFSYLTFRAIVSLLTALFISLWMGPRMIARLQKLSFGQVVRNDGPESHFSKRGTPTMGGIMILTAIVVSVLLWAYPSNPYVWCVLVVLVGYGIIGFVDDYRKVVRKDTKGLIARWKYFWMSVIALGVAFALYLAGKDTPATELVVPFFKDVMPQLGLFYILLAYFVIVGTGNAVNLTDGLDGLAIMPTVFVAAGFALVAWASGNMNFASYLHIPYLRHAGELVIVCTAIVGAGLGFLWFNTYPAQVFMGDVGSLALGGALGIIAVLLRQEFLLVIMGGVFVVETLSVILQVGSFKLRGQRIFRMAPIHHHYELKGWPEPRVIVRFWIISLMLVLIGLATLKVR